ACATGAGCCCAGGCGTTTCTCCTTGGGAAGGAAGGCAGCGCACAGTCAGAGGCTGAAGCCACTTACAGTTTTGTCATTgggttgctgctgctgaagttgcTTCATCATAATGCTCCTTTTTTTGTCCTTGCAACGCTTGTTTTGAAACCAAACCCTGATGACCCTCGGGCTGAGGCCAGTCATTTCTACCAGTTGCTCTTTCATGAGGGCGTCAGGTCTGGGGTTGGCAGCGTAGCAGGTCCTCAAAGTGTGAAGCTGTTTTTCATTAAGGACAGTCCGGACTCGGGTGGTCTTCTCGGGCTGCTTGTGGACGTGGGGTCGCAGAGCTGGCTGTCTGGCAGAGATAGGTTCTGCTgtaagggaaggggaagggaggaacagGATCCCCATGAGTAGGAAGCAGGGAGTCTGCAGAGGCTATGAATCTAAGCTGGTGGGAcagggggaggtgggggggttGGAGTGGGGGTGTGATGGACCCTCTTTCAAAGGCCATTCAAGAAGTCAGATCTATCGCAGttcctgcagcctcctctgctTTATGCGCTGCTGGAGTGACAGGACTGACATTTCTGACTCCACAGATAATTAATTagcaaaaacaaaccaccccccCAAACTCCTTAATGACAGAAGCTTGAACCTGTGTGAGACTTGACAGGGGAGGGTGAGTTCGCTAAGGTGTGCAGGCGCtgggaaaggagggggagggttttacatatttatttcctGACAAATCACCAAAACAGATCTTTGGCCTGAAAATTACTGAAAGAATACTTCTTAAATTAATCATAATTCGGGTCTGCTTCTTGTATACCGAATCTAGCTCACTTTATCCAGTGGCCGCGATAAGGTGCAACAGCTCCCGGCAGTTTTACTCTTCCAAATCAGAGCAAAACAAGCCAAATCCGCTGCACCGTGACCGTGGAGAAAAATCCTGTGAGAGCCCCGTATCCCAGAGCTGGGAAGATGGAAGCCTATCTCAGAAAGTGGACATTCTAGGTGAATTTATGTCGACTTTTGATGAATacttagaaaatattaatgtttagccaattttttaaaagggaacaAGCCTACCAACGTATGGAAACTGCCAAGAAATGCAAACCTACGGGTAGTGTCACATCAAGAGCTAAAAGCATTCGTGTGATTCTACTGTTCTTCAGTGTATTGTGTAGCTGTAGCTATCTAGATGTAATTTGACACagtcaagggaaaaataaaaacactaggggtttggggtttttttggtggtggtggtggtggtttgggtttggtttttttttcttccctaaaacTAGCTAATATTCAGACGTGCTTGGTTTTGTACAGTCGGGTTCCGACTTTTTTTGATTATAAcaataaatcagcaaatgcGCTGTGTTGTACCTGCCGACACAATACACCTTTCGGAGACATGCACAAGCACACTACAGGGAGCAGGCACAATCCTCTAAAATTCTGCAATGATCAGCTACGGATTTATTTCTGCATACACGCAGGTGTGTCACCTGAAAGCAGCTCAGAAGCGGGAAACGAGCCCGTTTAATCTTAGCTGCGTTTGTAAATAACCTTTCCAGTTTCAGTTACTTGCACAGCAGTAACGCCGGCCAACCTATGTTGTTCAGCCTTAATTTGCCTCAGAGACGCGCCCCTTCCTAAAGTTAAGGGTCTCTGATATTTGCTGTACCTGCCGAGAACTAAAAGTGTAAGTAAAGTTGTAAGGTGGGGCGACTCTGGAGTTATAAAGCTTAGTTTTAAGATTATATTCTCATTAAATCACATAAAACGTTTCAAGGAGGCAGAGTCACTTTAAAAGGCAATTACCGAAGATNNNNNNNNNNNNNNNNNNNNNNNNNNNNNNNNNNNNNNNNNNNNNNNNNNNNNNNNNNNNNNNNNNNNNNNNNNNNNNNNNNNNNNNNNNNNNNNNNNNNNNNNNNNNNNNNNNNNNNNNNNNNNNNNNNNNNNNNNNNNNNNNNNNNNNNNNNNNNNNNNNNNNNNNNNNNNNNNNNNNNNNNNNNNNNNNNNNNNNNNGAAGTGTGCCATCAAAACCTTGCCTCGTTTAGAAAGGAGGCGGAACATATGTTAAAAAGCAGATGTGAACGGTCTTCGGGGTGAAGGTCCTCATTTCGCAAGCCTTGCATGGAATCAGAACTCCAAACTCCCtcgttgttttatttttatgttattgtTTGCTTGTCTGGCTTCCTTTCCTTACGGGGAGAGCACCTATATGTTTGATTTCGTTTCTTAAGAGGCTCTGTCTGGAAACCATGAACGCGTGGCTGGGTGCGCTCCCCATTCAGCCCTTTGCCACAGAAGAGGGGACTCGAGTCTGCTAGCAAGAACAAGCATCATTACGTTTGTCACTTGCTCCCTTTTGCAAGTCTAATGCTAATTCCCCGAGACGGACTAGGTGCTGAATAGTCAGACAGCCTGACCGCCGTCTAGCACGAGGAGAATTTAAGGCTCCGTGGTTGGAGATACCATTAAaatccctcctgctccccaaaCTTTAAAAGAGAGCAGGACCCCAGGCTGCTAACATACAAAGCTACGAGGTTAAAACACAGCGATCATGCAGGCATGGCAACAAAGGCACTTTCTCTACCATTCAAATGAAGTTCAGCTCTTTAGCAGTTCGCCTGCCTTAGGCGATTACAATAGACAGCACATTTATTCCAACAACGGTAAAAATTCCGCCTTACTTTTTGGTGGGTCTCCCATGTCTCCCATATCTGTAAGAGGGTGTAATGTCCACAGTGAAATGGTGTACCGTTTCGTTTTAAGACCCCAAAGTAGGTTTGAGAGCTGTcgctaaaaataaaaataaaaataaaaaagtagaagtagtaataacaaaagaaaaaaaaaaagaaactcgaaatgaaaaaaatatattaaaaaaaagcaaaacaaaacaccaccgGCGTGAGAGATACTGTCGGGGCTGCGGAGAGAGACGGGGTCGCGCGGTGAGGCGCGGCGCGGTGTGGGGCGCGGCGGGGTCCGGCCGCGCGGTGCGGTGCGGGAACGGTGCGGGAACGGTacggtgcggtgcggtgcggcgGCGCGGCGGTGCCGGACTGGGCGCTGGCGGCTCGGGCACTCGCCTCGCCCTTATCTCTTACTCAAACTTCTCTGCTCCAACTCAACCCGCTCGCCATTGGCCTGACGTCATGTGCGGGGACGTCACGCCTGCGCGGCGCCCATTGGctgcgggcggcgcggcgcagCTGTTCTGATTATCATATTTCAGCGTCTggcggcgcggcggccccggcTTGGGCTCTCGGAGGCAACTTTTCCTCGCTCctcatttgtattttcctttatacTTTCTTCTTGTCgctctcctccatccctgccGCTTATCTCCTGCCACACCTTTCATTCTCGTTCCCGGCCCCTCTCGGGCTCCTCCACCCCTTCTCCCTCCCGAGCTTGCCGTGCCATATTTACCTTTtccatacatacacacacacacacacacacagacgcacacacacacatatttaccttttccatgtagatatatatatacaaacacacacacacatatatattatttGGGGAGGGGAGTTACTCCAACTGTTTCCTTTCCGCACGCTTATCTTCCCTCAGCGGGAGCCGCTGCCCCGGTTtgcccaggcagagctgcccagggcagagcaTGCTGGCGGGGCACGGCTCCAGCCATGAGGGTTGGAACTGTTTATGTTTCAGCTCCAGCCTCCTTCTCTCTTAAAATCGTGGATAAAAGCTTCATGTATTTCTGTTAAACACAAGATCGAAGAAGGTACAAATATTTACCTTGAATTGTCTCTCAACACTCCCTCCATTCTATTCATATTTTCCAATCCCTTTTAGATCCTTTACCTtacctccccccccacccccaaactgTAAATAGAAACGCATCCTGTATTTAGACGGTTTCATAGATTGGCCGGGAATGGAGATTCGCGGAGAAAAGTGAAGAACTTCTGCCTTTCCCTGTGAAGAGTCCCTTAAAATTCTTActgaaaaactaaacaaaacaacaaaaaccaaaaacaaccaaaaaaaggagggagaacCGGCGGACTCCGCCGTTTGCCGGCTCTGCGGCGCTGCTCGCGGGAGGCGATGGAGAAGCCCGGACCTGCGATCCGCGGCCGGGCGCGGTGCGGTGCTGTGGGTGCGGAGCCGtgcccgcccccccgcccgccccgccgggctgTGGGCTCCAGCGGGCGGTTATCTGAAAGCTTCCCAAAGCAGCCGAAGCATAACTTTCCCGTGGGCACGgatttctttgtgtgtgtttttcaaaGGGCAGGCTCCGCTTAGTCTACACGGTGCACGGTGCTTCTTCCTTCGGTCTGTGCGCTAAAGTGTACTCGCTCCCGAGCGCGTCCACCCCAAACCCTTCtgaattccccccccccccccccaacttaAGCGTCCCTTTTGAGTTTGTTTAGATCTAATTTTTTGTGTTCTGTTCCATATGGGCTGTTACACCGCcaagaaaaaattctgaaactTGTGTTTGCTGATGAGACAGCTACTAAACAACGGACCTCCTCGGAGCCCTTAGTTAGCAAGATGTTTTCCTTTCCGAAGCTGAGGGAGCAAACACACCCTCCAGCTTTATTTCAAGCAAGAAGTGGGACCCAACGTTGCCACTTGTAGAGATAAGTAAACTGTCTTGAAATGATCTCAAGATAGTGTCAGGAGGTAAAGATATGGTtgtaaacacacacagagttacTTTACATATTCGACGGTTAAATAAACAGTGGGAAACTCAACTTTGCTCGGTGAACACTTCTACACCCGAGAAACTGGCCGTATCCATATATGTGGGGCTGTTTATGTGcgtgcatatgtatatataagaGACTAGGTATACGTACAATTTATAATTTTGTGTGTTAGCTGAGTGAGCCAAAAAGCAGTTATCAGGAATGACTGCTGACGCTGGAAGCTTTGGACAGCCTGGCACGTGCTTGGGGCAAACACTTAGTAATGGCCAGTTTCACCGAGATGGACTCAGACTGTGCTGTCGCCCCTCCGTGCTCCTCCCCCGGGCCGGGGGACCCCCGAGGTGCCCCCGTCCTCCCCGTGCCCCGGCGGCCGGCAGCTGTGGGCGCGCACCCCGCAGTCCCCCGCCGCTCTCCACGGGCGGCCTCCTCTCCCGCGGGGCCGTGGGGCGCGTTGCGGTGCTTGTGGGCGCCGTGGCGTCTTCGCCGCGGCGGGGGACCGTCCCCCGCCCGAGCGCCCAGTGCCCGGCCAGCCTCGCCCCGCGCCGGGGCGCGCAGGGGGCGCGCAGGTTGCGCGCAGGCAGGGCGGCGCGGCGACCTCTGCTGGCCGAGGGGCGATCGGCTGCGGCCCCAGCGCGGTGGGCGCGTTTCGGACCTTTTGTGCCTTTCCGCCTGGTTCTCTGCGAATAACACCCCCTCTACCACCGCACGGGGCATGCCGAgacccccgccccgccctccCCGTGACCTCGCGGGCTGCGAGATGGCAAAAGACAcgagtaattaaaaaaaaaaaaaaaaagggtcacCCCAATGGCTGAGAAAAGAAATCCGTGGATTTTATGAGAGAGACTGAAACGGGAAGATGTCTTTCCGTACTGCGTCCTATGCGTTTTTCCCCAAAGATGTTAGTATTTACCTTAAAAATTTGGCCTGATTAAAATACACCCCCTGCCAGCTCTGAAATAACGTATCTATTTTCCACCGTTACACctttgtttgaaaataattcagtcTGGTTTTAATTCTGTTAACCACCACCCCCTAACTTTTGGGGTTTTAACTACGACTTCTGGGAGAGTTGATTGCATTTTAAGCGTGATCGTTGCAAATGATGCGCAGTAAGTGAGAAACCTGTCTCCGCCCCAACAAACTAGGattgggaagaaaaggagggctTTGATCAaggggtttttccccctcctgtgCCACTGATTTGCTTAGAGTGTATTCGATTCGCGTTCCCAGGAAGGAGAATCTCTATATTTAGCCAGCATCAGAACCGGGTTTAAGGGAGTGGAACTGCCAGTTTCCATGACTAACGTAGAGAAAAACCCTGctgaaggatttcttttttatgataTCAATATACACATGAATGGGAAGACATAAAATGGGATTTGTACATATTTGAGACACTTCCGAAAATATATGTTAATTTTCCCccctcttgtttttttttttttcttatttatttacttttggggagggggctgggggagcctgCTAAAAGTCGGTGGCTCTACACAGCAATCAATAGCTTTCATCACGTTGAGGGGCTCAAACGAGATTATATGCATTcgagggaagggaagaagggagggaaaaaaacccaaaccaaaccccgAACAGACAGAGGCGATTAACCCTTTCCGTCCCGTAAAGAACGGCTATAAATTCGGTCCTGAGTTTGCTTAGTGGCGAAAACTAGGACGGCTTCTCAGGGGGTAAAAACggggagacaaaaaaaatcagctttgggAAATGATTAAAGAGGTAGTGCTGGTGTCGGAAGGGAGTGGCTGGGTGAGGTGCCCTCGccggccagggctggggcaggaccGGGCTGCGGCGGCCGACCTCCTGCGCGAAGGGGGCAGCGCGGGTCTCCCCACCCGCCCTGCCGAGGCCCGTCGCGGTCACCGTCCCGGGACTCAGACCCGGCCGCGGAGGGCAACGTGGTCCCCCCACACCCAGCGACTCCCAGTCCAGTTGGGAGGGCTGTTTTTGTCCAATGCGACGCGGTGGCTGAGCGCAGCCGCGCCACTCGGGCACGCAGAAAGGCTCCTTCAGCCAGCTCCGgcttaaaacttttctttaggAGCTTTGGGCCACAAAAATGCTTTGAGGGAAGAATCTGGGCTCCCAGAAGTTCAGGTTTGCCTTCGCTGCCTTGCGGGATGCGGTGAAGAGACCGGGGCTGAGCTCGTGCAGTGtgcagagaggggaaagggatTTCGCACAAAGCTGAAACTGGGAACAACGCAGCGGGGAAATCAATCACGAAATGTATTAGCTGCTCCGGGCTGTAGGCTTTGACTCCTCTAGAGGTGTGCGATCTTTAATCTTCAAGTCTTAGCTACTGCATGTGAGGGAGAAGTGTACCGTAACAACACTAAATCTatcaaaacacaagaaaacctGTCAGTGGGCTTCTGGGCGCCCAGGAAACCTTCGTGATTTTAATAATACAATTTGGCTTATTAAATCGCGCTAcagcttaaaataaagcaaaacaaaacaaaacaaaacaaaacaaaacaaaacaagccatCCTTTCCCGCCTAGAGCTTTCTCGGAGTGCACTAACTCTGCTGCCATGGGACCAGCCAGCGGCACTGCCCCGCTTTAATCCGGTCAGAAATGGGCACACTGTAATGGGAAGTGCAGTCGAGGGAACAAGGTCTTTGGCAGTCGGGGGGAAATAAACCCCAAAAAttctggagggagaaaaatccccaaaagatGTTAAGAAGGTGGAAGAGCGCGGGTCGGGCCGAGTGGTCCAGAACAGGACTGGAAAATCCCAATTTCTCCTCAGCCGAGTGCCGCCTCGGCAGCGGCGGACGCGGGCGCGGGCGGACacggagcggggggggggggggcggcggaggcGGGTCGGGGATATTTATTGCTTTAAACTTTCCCCTTTGTTATCTTTCCCGTGTCAGGAAGTGTTCGAGGACAGGAAATAGAGCGGCGATTTTGTCTCCGGGGTGAACAGAAATCTCTGGGTACCAAGGGAGTTTAAGGCCCGCTTTCCAGTCCAGGCTCTCGCGGGGGTCCCGCCGGGGGAGGATAGGGCCCCTTCGTTGTCCCCGCGGGCTGCGGGTGCCGTGGGGGGATCGGGGGCGTGGGGGGAGCAGCAAGCCGAACCCGGCCCCACGCCGGCCCCAAAGGGCGCCCGGCCCACGTCGGGGGACAAACTGCTGGGCGATGGGGACGCGGAGCAGCAGGAACACTCTGCCCCCGCTAGTCTGTCTTactgtgagtgtgtgtgtgtgtgtgtcactCTATTCCCATCTCCTCGTAAACAGGCTCGTTCCCACTGGAAATTTGCCTCGCCGAAATAACCTCAAGCAGCGTCCCTGCTTAGCTCTGCTACAACGGTCGGTTCTTCAAGAAAACAGCCCAGACCCcagctgtggaaagaaaaaaaaaccacccaacacccccccccccgccccccccaagtAATTAATAGCATCCTTCTCATCATCAACAGTAACAACAAgaacaacagcagcaggagcagcagcaggggcgGGCGTGGGGTGCCGGTGCTATCGGGGCCCCGCCGTCGCAGCCTCGCACCGCGGCAGGGCTCCGGGGTGCCCCCGCAGCTGGGCCGGGCGGCAGCGAGCAGGCGGCTCGGCGCCGCTCCCCAGCCGTCGGGGCGGCGCTGCCCCCTCCGCGCAGCTCCGCGGGGGCGCCCGGCtgcgcggccgcccgccccggggcccAGGCGAGGCGCCAAGAGCGGCGGGGAGAGCTGCAAACCCTGCCGGTGCGAGCGGCACCAGCTGCCGTGCAAAGGGCTCTCCCCAACTGAGCGAAGGCGCCTTCTTTCAGAGGCAATTAGGCATTCGTTACTGCCACCCTCGTCCCTACCCCTGCTCGCAGCGACGCCTTTAATGTCTCACCAACTTTGGACATCGCTCTAGGGAGGACACTGCCCGGTTGTCCTTCCGAGAGgttctctcttctcccctccttgctGACCTTCGCAGCGGGGTTTCAAGCGGAGGGGAAATAACACCAAATAAATGAAGGAAtacagcaattaaaataaactgagtTTGACGACTAGTAGTGGATTACTTGTCTGACGGGCAGTGATCTGCTTTAGACCTAGCAGAGGATATACCACCCATCTTTGGTCATTATAAGGTATATTTATTGCTTCCCAAAAGAGCACAATAAAATTGACAGCtgcaacctgaaaaaaaattatatgcattttaaaaacaaacacacagagttATCTGCACGGAGGTTAGACAGGTCGAGTTAATTAGCCGAAGAGAGTAGATATGTGTAAACACAAAATTATGTCCTGCTAAGTTAGCTATTATTGCTTAAGATCCTGAAAACAAATCTTGCAAAATTAATGACTAGAGAAGCAGTAGGGAGACCCAAAAAGGAGATTACATCTAAACAGGGAACAGTAAGAGCTCAGTGTACATAAATACTGCAAGTTCGGTGTGCTCACATGAATATCCCTGCAATGCATGCAGTTTATTATACTTGTTCTGCGGAGGGACTGCCTCActacaggagaaaataaaaaaccaaaccaaatcaaaaaGCCCTTAACAAGATTTGCATAATGCCAACCCTGCAAGTTTCAAAACTGCACACACAAACTTGTTAAAGTGTCTACATACAGAATAGGAGAATCCTGAGTGAAAGTAGTACAATCAGCATGTTAGAAGGATGAATTAAAGATGGACCGTGACCCTTTGTACAATCATTTCTCATGCATGAAGgcaaaagaaaggaggggagaatTTTTATGTATTGTCCACTGTCCAGTGGTCTCTGTTTTGAATGGGGGCAAATAAAAGCCATCAATAAATCATAAATCTTACATTAAGAACAAGCATGCAGTACATACTTATGGCTTAGCATTTTTTCCCACTGGTGGGACATGTGCCATCCATTACATATGAAGATGAAAGGTATATCATACAATAAAGTGGTACTGggttatatatgtatatagataGAAAGACATTCAGAGTATTAATGCAATAGTTACCACCAATACATATGTTACACATTTGTAACATGCATCTGGAGCATATAAACATTATTAAAGCTACTTGTGGTTTCCTTTGTATTGCTCAGAATCCTGCATTCAGCCCCAGCtcatgaaaagaaatgtatCATGAGTAAGTGTAGCAAGAGCTTGAGCTGCCTGTCATCGTTTATTCTCTTTCTCTATAGGATGTATATTTCTGCTGGTATGGTTATTTGCATCCACGTATTGTGACTTTTCTATCTGTGTTGCACacagcttctgttttcctctgtaaacAAACATGTACAGGGTGAACCCAGTATCTGAAGACCTTGCGAGTATGGTGTATACTTTAACAGTTTCAGTGCCAAATATATGTTTTGCAGATCAGAAATTTTTAAATGGCACCAACTTCATATCTGCACATATATCTGAACTGTGGATCAGAGGAAATTTGATGGTTTTATGACAATTTTCCAGTTTGCCTGTAGATTTTCTGCTATGCACTCGTCCACTTGGTTTCGTGAaagcttggaaagaaaagaaaatctctttgGAGGGGGCAGGCTAGTAAATGCGTTGTAGCCTCAGGACCATACTTGATGACATGTACTCTGAACAAGGCTGCAAGTGCAATCAGTAAAGAGGCCGTGTCATTCCCACTGTTGTCAAGAGTGCCAGAATGAATGGGGGGCCTTGGAAAGAGGCTAGATATGATCTGCTCTGAAGACCATATGCATTCGTGCCATGTGGCAGCATAAAATGTGTGCGCAAGGAGTGACTACAGTAAAAAGAATGAGAGCTagggaaaagataaaaaaggatGAATGTGGCTGTAGGGGTAGGAGAAGCATAAGCAAAATTGTATGGGGCAGTAAGTAGAACTACAGGGGGACAGAGATGAGAGAAATGTTTAAGAAATTGAATGCAGTGCTATAGAAAAttgagaaaataagaaagagacTGATGGTGAAAAGAATATAAAAGCATGGCAGAATGAGGAATGAAGAAAGGCAGGATGGagccaggaaaacagaaagaaagcttCTTTCTTGGAGatgctgtgtttgtgtttgaTGCTGAAGCTGTGACAAATCAGATGCTGCCACCGATGACGATGATTTGGCACTTGACTGCAGAAGTTTTCCAGTCTTTctcacaaaaacattttcctgctgAGGCTACAATCGGTTTTACTATATTTGACAAAACATAGTTATGTTTATATTAATTGTAATATTGTAATTGTTTAATTATTTGCCACTCTTGGATTCGCATAGGATTTCTTTCTCCTAAaaatgatttgttttgtttctttgcttgttggttttgtttttaagaaagcattgctatttcaaaagaaagtaCCTCCCCCACTAAACCTCCTTCCCCAAAAgtctcccttctctctctgtgaCTCCTGTAGGTCAAAGAGGATCCCTGCTCCACATATGTGCCGAAATTTGCAGGCCTATAAAAACTTGATGTGAGTCAGCACTGCTCCATAAAAAGTCAACTACAGCTGAATCAAGCTACTCTTAAAAGGCGTCTACCCCAGAGAAGAAATACGAGACAGACAGGAACAGTATAGAAAGGGATAGGTATTAATCAGAGCAAAAGACAGAaggcaaagaacagaaaattctgCCAAGCCTTAATATTTTTCCACTAAGATGTTCAACAATGCCCATATACCGTACAGAGGCTGACTGGCTAAGGCCAGGTCGACCTTAGCTATGCAAAAGGAAGCAGCTGTCAACTGTGGGAAATGGCAGATGGAGAACTCttatcagattttttaaaacctgaaattacttttttttaaaattcagaaattgaTTTGCTGTGTGACATTAGAAACCCTAATACTGGCACCACATGTTGCAATGAACCATCTTCCACCTCTGTGTGACAAgataaggtttttttaatgatgtgtGTATATTTTGCCATACTTGGATTTTCAAAGATGATTGGGGTTAGCTTTATTTGTTTCAGGCCTCCTGCCTCTTATCTAGACTGCACTATAAATACTACTCTGTCAATACTGAAACTATTGGGTTTGACAACATTTGCTTATGtggtggaaaggaaaaacagctttaTTGCAGGAATTATGACACGAGGTCGGAATAGACCATCCACTCCCTGAAATCTCTGTTACATAGTTGGCAGTGCTTCTTGGTGGAGCTTCACCAACATGAACACTTATAACAGCCAGTTGAGCAACTGGCTAATGTGTTAAGACAAAAGTAAGGTATATCAGATGCATGAAGCACCTGTGTAGAAGTaccactgaaaattattttagaatacACTTTGTAACAAGGCTGTGATTATTTGCtttaatgataatgataatactATGCTCATCTGTTAATTTTTCAGGGTCTCAAAGTCTCAACACAGTAATTACATCGGGGACTCAGTCCTTAGTAGTAGGATGGGCCTTGCGGATATCTGTGCACAGGGGGGAATCTGCAGGGCTCAGTCAGTTTTTAGCCAAAGAATATGGTAATCATATCCATTTTACAGATATACTGAACTGTCCTTCAGGTAAAAAAGGGTGAAATCCTACTGCCAATGTTGTCAGTGGGAGGCTTGTTGATACGTAGTGCAGCATCCTGACATATGTCTCAGCCTTAGGAATCAAAGCAACACTGTTTCTGCATCTTTACATTCCAGCAAATAAATGTGTGGGTTACAAAGGAACCTGTATGTGCAATATTATACCGGGCATCAGATTTAATACTTCAGCAGACataaacccaaatatttttacaggcATTTTCATCTG
The DNA window shown above is from Phalacrocorax aristotelis chromosome Z, bGulAri2.1, whole genome shotgun sequence and carries:
- the ISL1 gene encoding insulin gene enhancer protein ISL-1 → MGILFLPSPSLTAEPISARQPALRPHVHKQPEKTTRVRTVLNEKQLHTLRTCYAANPRPDALMKEQLVEMTGLSPRVIRVWFQNKRCKDKKRSIMMKQLQQQQPNDKTNIQGMTGTPMVAASPERHDGGLQANPVEVQSYQPPWKVLSDFALQSDIDQPAFQQLVNFSEGGPGSNSTGSEVASMSSQLPDTPNSMVASPIEA